From a single Candidatus Schekmanbacteria bacterium genomic region:
- a CDS encoding 4Fe-4S dicluster domain-containing protein yields the protein MKIEDALKELKKLSLEDKLFTVKYNLSKDSHIEINHEICPKCSTERVCLTICPAKVYEEEEGSDKVHISFENCLECGTCRIACTDNAIDWQCPQGGMGVCYRCG from the coding sequence ATGAAGATAGAGGATGCATTGAAAGAGCTAAAGAAACTAAGTCTTGAAGATAAACTTTTTACAGTAAAATACAATCTTTCAAAGGATAGCCACATCGAAATCAATCATGAGATTTGTCCAAAATGTTCTACTGAAAGGGTATGCCTTACAATCTGTCCTGCAAAGGTTTATGAAGAGGAAGAGGGGAGTGACAAGGTGCATATCTCATTTGAAAACTGTCTTGAATGCGGCACATGTAGAATTGCATGCACAGACAATGCAATAGATTGGCAATGTCCTCAAGGTGGAATGGGCGTTTGCTATCGCTGTGGATAA